The following coding sequences are from one Delphinus delphis chromosome 19, mDelDel1.2, whole genome shotgun sequence window:
- the MLX gene encoding max-like protein X isoform X5, which yields MTEPGASPEDPWVKASPVGAHAGEGRAGRARARRGSGRRGDSLKSPELLPLSGPRGCREDSSHPACAKVEYAYSDNSLDPGLFVESTRKGSVVSRANSIGSTSASSVPNTDDEDSDYHQESYKESYKDRRRRAHTQAEQKRRDAIKRGYDDLQTIVPTCQQQDFSIGSQKLSKAIVLQKTIDYIQFLHKEKKKQEEEVSTLRKDVMALKIMKVNYEQIVKAHQDNPHEGEDQVSDQVKFNVFQGIMDSLFQSFNASISVASFQELSACVFSWIEEHCKPQTLREIVIGVLHQLKNQLY from the exons ATGACGGAGCCGGGCGCCTCTCCGGAGGACCCCTGGGTCAAGGCAAGCCCCGTGGGCGCGCACGCCGGCGAGGGGAGGGCGGGTCGGGCTCGTGCACGTAGGGGGTCCGGAAGACGAGGGGACTCCCTGAAGTCCCCAGAGCTACTCCCGCTCTCCGGGCCCCGGGGCTGCAGAGAAGACAGCTCTCACCCCGCGTGTGCCAAG GTCGAGTATGCGTACAGCGACAACAGCCTGGACCCCG GGCTTTTTGTAGAAAGCACCCGCAAGGGGAGTGTAGTGTCCAGAGCTAATAGCATCGGTTCCACCAGTGCCTCTTCTGTCCCCAACACAG ATGACGAGGACAGCGATTACCACCAGGAATCCTACAAGGAGTCTTACAAGGACCGGCGGCGGCGAGCACACACTCAGGCTGAGCAGAAGAGGAGGGATGCCATCAAG AGAGGCTATGATGACCTGCAGACCATCGTTCCCACCTGTCAGCAGCAGGACTTCTCCATTGGCTCCCAAAAGCTCAGCAAGGCCATCGTTCTGCAGAAAA ccATTGACTACATCCAGTTTTTgcacaaggagaagaaaaagcaggaggaggaggtATCCACGCTACGCAAGGACGTCATGGCCCTAAAGATCATGAAAGT GAACTACGAGCAGATTGTGAAGGCACACCAGGACAACCCCCACGAGGGGGAGGACCAGGTCTCTGACCAGGTGAAGTTCAACGTGTTTCAAGGCATCATGGACTCCCTCTTCCAGTCCTTCAATGCCTCTATCTCCGTGGCAAGCTTCCAGGAGCTGTCGGCCTGTGTCTTCAGCTGGATTGAGGAGCACTGTAAGCCTCAG ACCCTACGGGAGATTGTGATTGGTGTTCTACATCAATTGAAGAACCAGCTTTACTGA
- the MLX gene encoding max-like protein X isoform X4 produces MTWPTGSLKASIPQLSCQTWAGRCRNILQATRGLWPHRGCTPEGSDEVAKTAGPGNSSRSSEAGWPRQCECAQLSATLRTSLLRGARFTECASCRGGWDACPEEEQGRASRTAPRPPGASPRAGFRFGGSEMTEPGASPEDPWVKVEYAYSDNSLDPDDEDSDYHQESYKESYKDRRRRAHTQAEQKRRDAIKRGYDDLQTIVPTCQQQDFSIGSQKLSKAIVLQKTIDYIQFLHKEKKKQEEEVSTLRKDVMALKIMKVNYEQIVKAHQDNPHEGEDQVSDQVKFNVFQGIMDSLFQSFNASISVASFQELSACVFSWIEEHCKPQTLREIVIGVLHQLKNQLY; encoded by the exons ATGACTTGGCCAACAGGCTCTTTGAAAGCGTCAATTCCACAACTATCCTGCCAGACTTGGGCTGGGCGTTGCAGGAACATCCTACAAGCCACGCGGGGCCTCTGGCCTCACAGAGGTTGCACCCCGGAGGGGTCGGACGAGGTGGCCAAGACTGCAGGTCCGGGAAACTCGTCCCGGTCCTCGGAAGCTGGCTGGCCTCGGCAGTGCGAGTGCGCGCAACTCTCTGCGACACTGCGTACAAGCCTTTTGCGGGGAGCCCGTTTCACCGAATGTGCTTCATGTCGCGGCGGCTGGGACGCCTGCCCTGAGGAAGAGCAGGGACGGGCGAGTAGGACGGCCCCAAGACCGCCG GGGGCCAGCCCGCGGGCAGGTTTCCGGTTCGGTGGGTCGGAGATGACGGAGCCGGGCGCCTCTCCGGAGGACCCCTGGGTCAAG GTCGAGTATGCGTACAGCGACAACAGCCTGGACCCCG ATGACGAGGACAGCGATTACCACCAGGAATCCTACAAGGAGTCTTACAAGGACCGGCGGCGGCGAGCACACACTCAGGCTGAGCAGAAGAGGAGGGATGCCATCAAG AGAGGCTATGATGACCTGCAGACCATCGTTCCCACCTGTCAGCAGCAGGACTTCTCCATTGGCTCCCAAAAGCTCAGCAAGGCCATCGTTCTGCAGAAAA ccATTGACTACATCCAGTTTTTgcacaaggagaagaaaaagcaggaggaggaggtATCCACGCTACGCAAGGACGTCATGGCCCTAAAGATCATGAAAGT GAACTACGAGCAGATTGTGAAGGCACACCAGGACAACCCCCACGAGGGGGAGGACCAGGTCTCTGACCAGGTGAAGTTCAACGTGTTTCAAGGCATCATGGACTCCCTCTTCCAGTCCTTCAATGCCTCTATCTCCGTGGCAAGCTTCCAGGAGCTGTCGGCCTGTGTCTTCAGCTGGATTGAGGAGCACTGTAAGCCTCAG ACCCTACGGGAGATTGTGATTGGTGTTCTACATCAATTGAAGAACCAGCTTTACTGA
- the MLX gene encoding max-like protein X isoform X1 — protein sequence MTWPTGSLKASIPQLSCQTWAGRCRNILQATRGLWPHRGCTPEGSDEVAKTAGPGNSSRSSEAGWPRQCECAQLSATLRTSLLRGARFTECASCRGGWDACPEEEQGRASRTAPRPPGASPRAGFRFGGSEMTEPGASPEDPWVKASPVGAHAGEGRAGRARARRGSGRRGDSLKSPELLPLSGPRGCREDSSHPACAKVEYAYSDNSLDPGLFVESTRKGSVVSRANSIGSTSASSVPNTDDEDSDYHQESYKESYKDRRRRAHTQAEQKRRDAIKRGYDDLQTIVPTCQQQDFSIGSQKLSKAIVLQKTIDYIQFLHKEKKKQEEEVSTLRKDVMALKIMKVNYEQIVKAHQDNPHEGEDQVSDQVKFNVFQGIMDSLFQSFNASISVASFQELSACVFSWIEEHCKPQTLREIVIGVLHQLKNQLY from the exons ATGACTTGGCCAACAGGCTCTTTGAAAGCGTCAATTCCACAACTATCCTGCCAGACTTGGGCTGGGCGTTGCAGGAACATCCTACAAGCCACGCGGGGCCTCTGGCCTCACAGAGGTTGCACCCCGGAGGGGTCGGACGAGGTGGCCAAGACTGCAGGTCCGGGAAACTCGTCCCGGTCCTCGGAAGCTGGCTGGCCTCGGCAGTGCGAGTGCGCGCAACTCTCTGCGACACTGCGTACAAGCCTTTTGCGGGGAGCCCGTTTCACCGAATGTGCTTCATGTCGCGGCGGCTGGGACGCCTGCCCTGAGGAAGAGCAGGGACGGGCGAGTAGGACGGCCCCAAGACCGCCG GGGGCCAGCCCGCGGGCAGGTTTCCGGTTCGGTGGGTCGGAGATGACGGAGCCGGGCGCCTCTCCGGAGGACCCCTGGGTCAAGGCAAGCCCCGTGGGCGCGCACGCCGGCGAGGGGAGGGCGGGTCGGGCTCGTGCACGTAGGGGGTCCGGAAGACGAGGGGACTCCCTGAAGTCCCCAGAGCTACTCCCGCTCTCCGGGCCCCGGGGCTGCAGAGAAGACAGCTCTCACCCCGCGTGTGCCAAG GTCGAGTATGCGTACAGCGACAACAGCCTGGACCCCG GGCTTTTTGTAGAAAGCACCCGCAAGGGGAGTGTAGTGTCCAGAGCTAATAGCATCGGTTCCACCAGTGCCTCTTCTGTCCCCAACACAG ATGACGAGGACAGCGATTACCACCAGGAATCCTACAAGGAGTCTTACAAGGACCGGCGGCGGCGAGCACACACTCAGGCTGAGCAGAAGAGGAGGGATGCCATCAAG AGAGGCTATGATGACCTGCAGACCATCGTTCCCACCTGTCAGCAGCAGGACTTCTCCATTGGCTCCCAAAAGCTCAGCAAGGCCATCGTTCTGCAGAAAA ccATTGACTACATCCAGTTTTTgcacaaggagaagaaaaagcaggaggaggaggtATCCACGCTACGCAAGGACGTCATGGCCCTAAAGATCATGAAAGT GAACTACGAGCAGATTGTGAAGGCACACCAGGACAACCCCCACGAGGGGGAGGACCAGGTCTCTGACCAGGTGAAGTTCAACGTGTTTCAAGGCATCATGGACTCCCTCTTCCAGTCCTTCAATGCCTCTATCTCCGTGGCAAGCTTCCAGGAGCTGTCGGCCTGTGTCTTCAGCTGGATTGAGGAGCACTGTAAGCCTCAG ACCCTACGGGAGATTGTGATTGGTGTTCTACATCAATTGAAGAACCAGCTTTACTGA
- the COASY gene encoding bifunctional coenzyme A synthase isoform X1 encodes MAVFRSGLLVLTTPLTSLAPRLAPILTSAARLVNHTLYVHLQPGMCLGGPAQPQSSPVQATFEVIDFITHLYAGADVHRHLDVRILLTNIRTKSFLPPLTGSVQNLAHPPEVVLTDFQTLDGSQYNPAKQQLERYATSCYSCCPQLSSVLLYPDYGPGVLPVGSLDVPLPSTISPASPVGRSAKQPVRGHQRGAVGGTFDRLHNAHKVLLSVACLLAQEQLVVGVADKDLLKSKLLPELLQPYAERVEHLSEFLVDIKPSLTFDIIPLLDPYGPAGSDPSLEFLVVSEETYRGGMAVNRFRLENDLEELTLYQIQLLKDLNHKENEEDKVSSSSFRQQMLGNLLRPPHKRPELPPGFYVIGLTGISGSGKSSVAQRLKGLGAYVIDSDHLGHRAYAPGGPAYQPVVKAFGTDILHKDGIINRKVLGSRVFGNKKQLKILTDIMWPVIAKLAREEMERAMAEGKQVCVIDAAMLLEAGWQNMVHEVWTVVIPETEAVRRIVERDGLSEAAAQSRLQSQMSGQQLVDQSHVVLSTLWEPHVTQHQVEKAWALLQKRISKAPSGP; translated from the exons ATGGCCGTATTCCGGTCGGGCCTCCTGGTGTTGACAACGCCGCTGACCTCCCTGGCCCCTCGCCTGGCCCCCATTCTGACCTCGGCGGCCCGGCTCGTGAATCACACGCTCTATGTACACCTGCAACCGGGCATGTGCCTGGGCGGCCCGGCTCAGCCCCAGTCCAGCCCCGTGCAGGCCACGTTTGAAGTTATCGATTTCATCACGCACCTCTACGCTGGCGCCGACGTCCACAGGCACCTGGACGTTAGAATTCTGCTGACCAATATCCGAACCAAGAGCTTTCTCCCTCCCCTGACCGGCTCAGTCCAGAACCTGGCCCACCCGCCGGAAGTGGTGCTGACCGACTTCCAGACCCTGGATGGAAGCCAGTACAACCCAGCCAAGCAACAGCTCGAGCGTTATGCTACCAGTTGTTACAGCTGTTGTCCGCAACTGTCTTCGGTGCTCCTATACCCCGATTATGGGCCTGGAGTTCTGCCCGTGGGGTCCCTGGACGTCCCCTTACCCTCCACCATCAGCCCAGCCTCCCCCGTGGGCAGGTCTGCCAAGCAGCCAGTGCGTGGCCACCAGCGAGGTGCTGTGGGTGGCACGTTTGACCGCCTGCACAATGCCCACAAGGTGTTGCTCAGCGTCGCGTGTCTCCTGGCTCAGGAGCAGCTTGTGGTGGGAGTAGCAGACAAAGACCTGTTgaaga GCAAGTTGCTCCCTGAGCTGCTCCAACCCTACGCAGAACGCGTGGAACATCTGAGTGAGTTCCTGGTGGACATCAAGCCCTCCTTGACTTTTGATATCATCCCCCTGCTGGACCCCTATGGGCCCGCTGGCTCTGACCCCTCTCTGGAGTTCCTGGTGGTCAGCGAGGAGACCTATCGTGGGGGGATGGCCGTCAACCGCTTCCGCCTTGAGAAT GACCTGGAGGAGCTCACCTTGTACCAGATCCAGCTGCTGAAGGACCTAAACCACAAGGAAAACGAAGAGGACAAAGTCAGCTCCTCCAGCTTCCGCCAACAAATGCTGGGAAACCTGCTCCGGCCTCCACAT AAGAGGCCAGAGCTCCCCCCAGGTTTCTACGTGATTGGGCTGACGGGCATCAGTGGCTCTGGGAAGAGCTCAGTAGCTCAGCGGCTGAAGGGCCTGGGGGCATATGTTATCGACAGTGACCACCTGGGCCACCGGGCCTATGCCCCGGGCGGTCCTGCCTACCAGCCTGTTGTGAAAGCCTTTGGAACAG ATATTCTCCATAAAGATGGCATTATCAACAGGAAGGTCCTAGGCAGCCGGGTGTTTGGGAACAAG AAGCAGCTGAAGATACTCACGGACATTATGTGGCCAGTTATCGCAAAGCTGGCCAGAGAGGAAATGGAGCGGGCTATGGCTGAGG GAAAGCAGGTGTGCGTCATTGATGCCGCCATGCTGCTCGAAGCAGGCTGGCAGAACATGGTCCATGAGGTGTGGACCGTTGTCATCCCTGAGACTGAG GCTGTACGACGCATTGTGGAGAGGGACGGCCTGAGTGAGGCTGCGGCCCAAAGCCGGCTGCAGAGCCAGATGAGTGGGCAGCAGCTTGTGGACCAGAGCCACGTGGTGCTGAGCACCTTGTGGGAGCCACACGTCACCCAGCACCAG GTGGAGAAAGCCTGGGCCCTCCTGCAGAAGCGCATCTCCAAGGCACCATCAGGCCCATGA
- the COASY gene encoding bifunctional coenzyme A synthase isoform X2, whose product MAVFRSGLLVLTTPLTSLAPRLAPILTSAARLVNHTLYVHLQPGMCLGGPAQPQSSPVQATFEVIDFITHLYAGADVHRHLDVRILLTNIRTKSFLPPLTGSVQNLAHPPEVVLTDFQTLDGSQYNPAKQQLERYATSCYSCCPQLSSVLLYPDYGPGVLPVGSLDVPLPSTISPASPVGRSAKQPVRGHQRGAVGGTFDRLHNAHKVLLSVACLLAQEQLVVGVADKDLLKSKLLPELLQPYAERVEHLSEFLVDIKPSLTFDIIPLLDPYGPAGSDPSLEFLVVSEETYRGGMAVNRFRLENDLEELTLYQIQLLKDLNHKENEEDKVSSSSFRQQMLGNLLRPPHKRPELPPGFYVIGLTGISGSGKSSVAQRLKGLGAYVIDSDHLGHRAYAPGGPAYQPVVKAFGTDILHKDGIINRKVLGSRVFGNKKQLKILTDIMWPVIAKLAREEMERAMAEARILL is encoded by the exons ATGGCCGTATTCCGGTCGGGCCTCCTGGTGTTGACAACGCCGCTGACCTCCCTGGCCCCTCGCCTGGCCCCCATTCTGACCTCGGCGGCCCGGCTCGTGAATCACACGCTCTATGTACACCTGCAACCGGGCATGTGCCTGGGCGGCCCGGCTCAGCCCCAGTCCAGCCCCGTGCAGGCCACGTTTGAAGTTATCGATTTCATCACGCACCTCTACGCTGGCGCCGACGTCCACAGGCACCTGGACGTTAGAATTCTGCTGACCAATATCCGAACCAAGAGCTTTCTCCCTCCCCTGACCGGCTCAGTCCAGAACCTGGCCCACCCGCCGGAAGTGGTGCTGACCGACTTCCAGACCCTGGATGGAAGCCAGTACAACCCAGCCAAGCAACAGCTCGAGCGTTATGCTACCAGTTGTTACAGCTGTTGTCCGCAACTGTCTTCGGTGCTCCTATACCCCGATTATGGGCCTGGAGTTCTGCCCGTGGGGTCCCTGGACGTCCCCTTACCCTCCACCATCAGCCCAGCCTCCCCCGTGGGCAGGTCTGCCAAGCAGCCAGTGCGTGGCCACCAGCGAGGTGCTGTGGGTGGCACGTTTGACCGCCTGCACAATGCCCACAAGGTGTTGCTCAGCGTCGCGTGTCTCCTGGCTCAGGAGCAGCTTGTGGTGGGAGTAGCAGACAAAGACCTGTTgaaga GCAAGTTGCTCCCTGAGCTGCTCCAACCCTACGCAGAACGCGTGGAACATCTGAGTGAGTTCCTGGTGGACATCAAGCCCTCCTTGACTTTTGATATCATCCCCCTGCTGGACCCCTATGGGCCCGCTGGCTCTGACCCCTCTCTGGAGTTCCTGGTGGTCAGCGAGGAGACCTATCGTGGGGGGATGGCCGTCAACCGCTTCCGCCTTGAGAAT GACCTGGAGGAGCTCACCTTGTACCAGATCCAGCTGCTGAAGGACCTAAACCACAAGGAAAACGAAGAGGACAAAGTCAGCTCCTCCAGCTTCCGCCAACAAATGCTGGGAAACCTGCTCCGGCCTCCACAT AAGAGGCCAGAGCTCCCCCCAGGTTTCTACGTGATTGGGCTGACGGGCATCAGTGGCTCTGGGAAGAGCTCAGTAGCTCAGCGGCTGAAGGGCCTGGGGGCATATGTTATCGACAGTGACCACCTGGGCCACCGGGCCTATGCCCCGGGCGGTCCTGCCTACCAGCCTGTTGTGAAAGCCTTTGGAACAG ATATTCTCCATAAAGATGGCATTATCAACAGGAAGGTCCTAGGCAGCCGGGTGTTTGGGAACAAG AAGCAGCTGAAGATACTCACGGACATTATGTGGCCAGTTATCGCAAAGCTGGCCAGAGAGGAAATGGAGCGGGCTATGGCTGAGG CCCGCATCCTGCTCTAA
- the MLX gene encoding max-like protein X isoform X6, with the protein MTEPGASPEDPWVKVEYAYSDNSLDPGLFVESTRKGSVVSRANSIGSTSASSVPNTDDEDSDYHQESYKESYKDRRRRAHTQAEQKRRDAIKRGYDDLQTIVPTCQQQDFSIGSQKLSKAIVLQKTIDYIQFLHKEKKKQEEEVSTLRKDVMALKIMKVNYEQIVKAHQDNPHEGEDQVSDQVKFNVFQGIMDSLFQSFNASISVASFQELSACVFSWIEEHCKPQTLREIVIGVLHQLKNQLY; encoded by the exons ATGACGGAGCCGGGCGCCTCTCCGGAGGACCCCTGGGTCAAG GTCGAGTATGCGTACAGCGACAACAGCCTGGACCCCG GGCTTTTTGTAGAAAGCACCCGCAAGGGGAGTGTAGTGTCCAGAGCTAATAGCATCGGTTCCACCAGTGCCTCTTCTGTCCCCAACACAG ATGACGAGGACAGCGATTACCACCAGGAATCCTACAAGGAGTCTTACAAGGACCGGCGGCGGCGAGCACACACTCAGGCTGAGCAGAAGAGGAGGGATGCCATCAAG AGAGGCTATGATGACCTGCAGACCATCGTTCCCACCTGTCAGCAGCAGGACTTCTCCATTGGCTCCCAAAAGCTCAGCAAGGCCATCGTTCTGCAGAAAA ccATTGACTACATCCAGTTTTTgcacaaggagaagaaaaagcaggaggaggaggtATCCACGCTACGCAAGGACGTCATGGCCCTAAAGATCATGAAAGT GAACTACGAGCAGATTGTGAAGGCACACCAGGACAACCCCCACGAGGGGGAGGACCAGGTCTCTGACCAGGTGAAGTTCAACGTGTTTCAAGGCATCATGGACTCCCTCTTCCAGTCCTTCAATGCCTCTATCTCCGTGGCAAGCTTCCAGGAGCTGTCGGCCTGTGTCTTCAGCTGGATTGAGGAGCACTGTAAGCCTCAG ACCCTACGGGAGATTGTGATTGGTGTTCTACATCAATTGAAGAACCAGCTTTACTGA
- the MLX gene encoding max-like protein X isoform X2, translated as MTWPTGSLKASIPQLSCQTWAGRCRNILQATRGLWPHRGCTPEGSDEVAKTAGPGNSSRSSEAGWPRQCECAQLSATLRTSLLRGARFTECASCRGGWDACPEEEQGRASRTAPRPPGASPRAGFRFGGSEMTEPGASPEDPWVKVEYAYSDNSLDPGLFVESTRKGSVVSRANSIGSTSASSVPNTDDEDSDYHQESYKESYKDRRRRAHTQAEQKRRDAIKRGYDDLQTIVPTCQQQDFSIGSQKLSKAIVLQKTIDYIQFLHKEKKKQEEEVSTLRKDVMALKIMKVNYEQIVKAHQDNPHEGEDQVSDQVKFNVFQGIMDSLFQSFNASISVASFQELSACVFSWIEEHCKPQTLREIVIGVLHQLKNQLY; from the exons ATGACTTGGCCAACAGGCTCTTTGAAAGCGTCAATTCCACAACTATCCTGCCAGACTTGGGCTGGGCGTTGCAGGAACATCCTACAAGCCACGCGGGGCCTCTGGCCTCACAGAGGTTGCACCCCGGAGGGGTCGGACGAGGTGGCCAAGACTGCAGGTCCGGGAAACTCGTCCCGGTCCTCGGAAGCTGGCTGGCCTCGGCAGTGCGAGTGCGCGCAACTCTCTGCGACACTGCGTACAAGCCTTTTGCGGGGAGCCCGTTTCACCGAATGTGCTTCATGTCGCGGCGGCTGGGACGCCTGCCCTGAGGAAGAGCAGGGACGGGCGAGTAGGACGGCCCCAAGACCGCCG GGGGCCAGCCCGCGGGCAGGTTTCCGGTTCGGTGGGTCGGAGATGACGGAGCCGGGCGCCTCTCCGGAGGACCCCTGGGTCAAG GTCGAGTATGCGTACAGCGACAACAGCCTGGACCCCG GGCTTTTTGTAGAAAGCACCCGCAAGGGGAGTGTAGTGTCCAGAGCTAATAGCATCGGTTCCACCAGTGCCTCTTCTGTCCCCAACACAG ATGACGAGGACAGCGATTACCACCAGGAATCCTACAAGGAGTCTTACAAGGACCGGCGGCGGCGAGCACACACTCAGGCTGAGCAGAAGAGGAGGGATGCCATCAAG AGAGGCTATGATGACCTGCAGACCATCGTTCCCACCTGTCAGCAGCAGGACTTCTCCATTGGCTCCCAAAAGCTCAGCAAGGCCATCGTTCTGCAGAAAA ccATTGACTACATCCAGTTTTTgcacaaggagaagaaaaagcaggaggaggaggtATCCACGCTACGCAAGGACGTCATGGCCCTAAAGATCATGAAAGT GAACTACGAGCAGATTGTGAAGGCACACCAGGACAACCCCCACGAGGGGGAGGACCAGGTCTCTGACCAGGTGAAGTTCAACGTGTTTCAAGGCATCATGGACTCCCTCTTCCAGTCCTTCAATGCCTCTATCTCCGTGGCAAGCTTCCAGGAGCTGTCGGCCTGTGTCTTCAGCTGGATTGAGGAGCACTGTAAGCCTCAG ACCCTACGGGAGATTGTGATTGGTGTTCTACATCAATTGAAGAACCAGCTTTACTGA
- the MLX gene encoding max-like protein X isoform X3, whose amino-acid sequence MTWPTGSLKASIPQLSCQTWAGRCRNILQATRGLWPHRGCTPEGSDEVAKTAGPGNSSRSSEAGWPRQCECAQLSATLRTSLLRGARFTECASCRGGWDACPEEEQGRASRTAPRPPVEYAYSDNSLDPGLFVESTRKGSVVSRANSIGSTSASSVPNTDDEDSDYHQESYKESYKDRRRRAHTQAEQKRRDAIKRGYDDLQTIVPTCQQQDFSIGSQKLSKAIVLQKTIDYIQFLHKEKKKQEEEVSTLRKDVMALKIMKVNYEQIVKAHQDNPHEGEDQVSDQVKFNVFQGIMDSLFQSFNASISVASFQELSACVFSWIEEHCKPQTLREIVIGVLHQLKNQLY is encoded by the exons ATGACTTGGCCAACAGGCTCTTTGAAAGCGTCAATTCCACAACTATCCTGCCAGACTTGGGCTGGGCGTTGCAGGAACATCCTACAAGCCACGCGGGGCCTCTGGCCTCACAGAGGTTGCACCCCGGAGGGGTCGGACGAGGTGGCCAAGACTGCAGGTCCGGGAAACTCGTCCCGGTCCTCGGAAGCTGGCTGGCCTCGGCAGTGCGAGTGCGCGCAACTCTCTGCGACACTGCGTACAAGCCTTTTGCGGGGAGCCCGTTTCACCGAATGTGCTTCATGTCGCGGCGGCTGGGACGCCTGCCCTGAGGAAGAGCAGGGACGGGCGAGTAGGACGGCCCCAAGACCGCCG GTCGAGTATGCGTACAGCGACAACAGCCTGGACCCCG GGCTTTTTGTAGAAAGCACCCGCAAGGGGAGTGTAGTGTCCAGAGCTAATAGCATCGGTTCCACCAGTGCCTCTTCTGTCCCCAACACAG ATGACGAGGACAGCGATTACCACCAGGAATCCTACAAGGAGTCTTACAAGGACCGGCGGCGGCGAGCACACACTCAGGCTGAGCAGAAGAGGAGGGATGCCATCAAG AGAGGCTATGATGACCTGCAGACCATCGTTCCCACCTGTCAGCAGCAGGACTTCTCCATTGGCTCCCAAAAGCTCAGCAAGGCCATCGTTCTGCAGAAAA ccATTGACTACATCCAGTTTTTgcacaaggagaagaaaaagcaggaggaggaggtATCCACGCTACGCAAGGACGTCATGGCCCTAAAGATCATGAAAGT GAACTACGAGCAGATTGTGAAGGCACACCAGGACAACCCCCACGAGGGGGAGGACCAGGTCTCTGACCAGGTGAAGTTCAACGTGTTTCAAGGCATCATGGACTCCCTCTTCCAGTCCTTCAATGCCTCTATCTCCGTGGCAAGCTTCCAGGAGCTGTCGGCCTGTGTCTTCAGCTGGATTGAGGAGCACTGTAAGCCTCAG ACCCTACGGGAGATTGTGATTGGTGTTCTACATCAATTGAAGAACCAGCTTTACTGA
- the PSMC3IP gene encoding homologous-pairing protein 2 homolog isoform X1, which yields MSKGRAEAVAGASGILLRYLQEQNRPYSAQDVFGNLQREHGLGKAAVVKALDQLAQQGKIKEKMYGKQKIYFADQEQFDTASDADLQVLDAKIVALTAKVQSLQQGCRHMEAELKELASALTTAEMQKEIQELKKECAGYTERLKNIKAATNHVTPEEKEQVYRERQRYCKEWRKRKRMATELSDAILEGYPKSKKQFFEEVGIETDEDYNLKLPDP from the exons ATGAGTAAAGGCCGGGCGGAAGCCGTGGCGGGAG CCTCCGGGATCCTGCTGAGGTACCTACAGGAGCAGAACCGGCCCTACAGCGCCCAGGACGTGTTCGGGAACCTGCAGCGGGAACACGGACTGGGCAAGGCG gCGGTGGTGAAGGCGCTGGACCAGCTGGCCCAACAAGGCAAGATCAAAGAGAAGATGTACGGCAAGCAGAAAATATACTTTGCTGACCAG GAACAATTTGACACGGCCAGTGATGCTGACCTCCAAGTCCTGGATGCCAAAATCGTGGCCCTCACTGCTAAGGTGCAGAGCTTGCAGCAGGGCTGCCGCCACATGGAGGCTG AGCTGAAGGAGTTAGCTAGTGCCCTGACCACAGCGGAGATGCAGAAAGAGATCCAGGAGTTAAAGAAGGAATGTGCTGGCTACACAGAGAGACTGAAGAACATCAAAGCGGCCACCAACCACGTGACTCCAGAAGAGAAAGagcag GTgtacagagagaggcagaggtaCTGCAAGGAGTGGAGGAAGCGCAAGAGGATG GCAACAGAGCTGTCTGATGCAATCCTTGAAGGATACCCCAAGAGCAAGAAGCAGTTTTTT GAGGAAGTTGGGATAGAGACAGATGAAGATTACAACCTCAAGCTCCCAGATCCCTGA
- the PSMC3IP gene encoding homologous-pairing protein 2 homolog isoform X2, translating to MSKGRAEAVAGASGILLRYLQEQNRPYSAQDVFGNLQREHGLGKAAVVKALDQLAQQGKIKEKMYGKQKIYFADQEQFDTASDADLQVLDAKIVALTAKVQSLQQGCRHMEAELKELASALTTAEMQKEIQELKKECAGYTERLKNIKAATNHVTPEEKEQVYRERQRYCKEWRKRKRMEEVGIETDEDYNLKLPDP from the exons ATGAGTAAAGGCCGGGCGGAAGCCGTGGCGGGAG CCTCCGGGATCCTGCTGAGGTACCTACAGGAGCAGAACCGGCCCTACAGCGCCCAGGACGTGTTCGGGAACCTGCAGCGGGAACACGGACTGGGCAAGGCG gCGGTGGTGAAGGCGCTGGACCAGCTGGCCCAACAAGGCAAGATCAAAGAGAAGATGTACGGCAAGCAGAAAATATACTTTGCTGACCAG GAACAATTTGACACGGCCAGTGATGCTGACCTCCAAGTCCTGGATGCCAAAATCGTGGCCCTCACTGCTAAGGTGCAGAGCTTGCAGCAGGGCTGCCGCCACATGGAGGCTG AGCTGAAGGAGTTAGCTAGTGCCCTGACCACAGCGGAGATGCAGAAAGAGATCCAGGAGTTAAAGAAGGAATGTGCTGGCTACACAGAGAGACTGAAGAACATCAAAGCGGCCACCAACCACGTGACTCCAGAAGAGAAAGagcag GTgtacagagagaggcagaggtaCTGCAAGGAGTGGAGGAAGCGCAAGAGGATG GAGGAAGTTGGGATAGAGACAGATGAAGATTACAACCTCAAGCTCCCAGATCCCTGA